The Gossypium arboreum isolate Shixiya-1 chromosome 6, ASM2569848v2, whole genome shotgun sequence DNA window AATTTTCAAGAATACAACAATAGTAAATAATCAAACGAACAACAAAGATCATATCTTCGGCCCAGCATGGTTAAAGCAGCCACAAAACGCCTATATTTCCCAACGACTGTAACTTTGGCAGCCTGCTTCAATGAGGGGCTTCGGTCCCTACAAGCATCTAATTCAGCTACATTTGAAAAATAAGTTAAAGCCGAGTATTCTGCTTGCCAGCCAACAATTTTCAGATTCGGTTTCAAGCAAAAGTTTGGAATTTTACTTTCGAGTGAGATACTCGTGTGCAGCTCACAGGAATGTGGATAGATCTCAATtccataaacataaaaagcaCTAAAGAATACCAACCAAAGAATGTGATAACTTTCCAAAGATGATTTAAGTTCATCTGCCAATCTGGTTCATATATCAGCAATGCCAGTCGTGCACTATCTTCTACTAAATTCCTTCTCAACGACACCAAAAATCACCTTCAAGCGTTGTTGTAGATTTGAAATGATGTTTTTGGTAATCCTTTTTTGATGCCATGTGCTTTTCAACCATGCAATTCCAAAAAATACTCGCACCTGACATCCCTCTGCTTTTGAGTGCAAGTCCTCGATTTGGTATCTAAGGTGAATCTGcaaaatgttgaaagtttaaactCAGCGGTCAATAATGAGGAAGATGTGGTATCCAAGAAGATGCAATGAATAAAATGTTCTTTGTGGCATTCATACATTGAAATAGTCCCCGAGTGGAACACCTTGGAGAGTCATAACTTCTTCAATATGCCAACCGTTCTTATTGGGAAGTTGGGATTTCTGCTGAGTACTAGTCATCTCTCCTCTATAGCGGGATACACGCTTATCGAATTTGTAACATATTTGCCTCTCGTATGCATCATCCTTTTCTGATTCCCATGGAGTGCAAGAATAGTCAAGACCGCCAGCTTTCTTCATAGCTTTATACTCCAATTCACCACCACTAAATAACTCCATGCAGAAACCAGTCTGAATCACCAATAAAACAATTACCACCATCTGATACAAAGAAAATATATCTACAATACACCCATAAGAATAGTCGTACTACGTTTATGTGTGAAGACTCCATTAATACACTTTAACATAAGGACAGGAAATACCTCAACACAACATGGAAAGTATACGTTCATAACATGATGCATGCAGCAGCATACTCATTCCATAGGCTCACAGAGAGAGAGATAGATGACTTACGGGAACAGGAAGAGCACAGGAATAAACCTCAGACATACTGACATCCTCAAGGCCTAAGAAAGATCCACTCCCGTCACTTTGGAGGCTTTTTGCCTCGGACTCTTCTTCAACTATTTGCACTTTCTGTTCTGGGCTCAAGGCTCTGGCTTTCCACAGAGCCATGATTGttctagtaaaaaaaaaaaaatgaagatcaAGATATGACATTTTACCATTATTGCTCCTTTCAGGACATTCTTACTTTCAGAAACATACACACCAAGGATTTATCTACCCTCATTTTTATCATCACAGATTCTTAATACATAGGACTAGTTTCATCATTTGATTGCCAAAGAGCAACAGTTGATACATACAAACAAGCATGAAGCTTAAATGATAGAGTTTAGATAGCAGAAAAAAATTGAACAAAAGTAAAAAGAGTCGTGATACCACTAATCGTAAAATCTATGATTTTCAGGTATatctcaaaattaaagtataactAAAGCAAGATCTTTCGATAATTAGAAAAACAATAGTATGTCAGATTACAGGTGCAAATGCAAAAGTGATCTAAGCATATAATTTGTTTAATGTATTTTAAAAGAAAGTGCATTTGCCACTTAAAGAACATCATCACACTTTTAATGGTCATATGGAAAAACATAACGGAAGTCATAATGCTAGCATTCATTTTTAGATATTCCAAAAAAGAGCTGGGTTAGACATGCTTTCAACATTAAACGAAAGTAATGAACATATCAAAAGATACAAaaaagtataaataaaataaaaaacagaagTCACAGAAGATAGATTGCTCTTTTACCGATAAGCTACATTGAAAGATACAAAAGACTGATAATGGAACTTCAGCCTGCCTTCCTCATCTCGAGTCTTTGCACCATGTCTAGCATCCATCCCTCTTCCTGGACGGAGAGTCACAACAATAACTGGACTGCCCATTGATGCCAAAGTAGGTGGAAGAACTTGAATATCTTCAATGTCTTCCCAAAGGAAGAAGAATTTTGTCTTGTGGCCAAATAAATTGGCATGAAACCCAATTATTCTTGGTGATAAAAACAGGCGACCCTGCATAGATGCAACATCAAATTAACAAAAAGGGGAAAATAGTGCATATTAATTACTCAGTAAAACATCACAAAAGTGAGCTTTACATAATATTATATAACCAGAGAATCAGAACCTGTAGAGGCATTTTCCGTTTCAAGTGACAGGTAAAGTCATTTATGAGAAATTCCTCTGGTGGAAGCCCAAAAAGTTTTTGAAAGGCTGAATTCGTTTGAGGGGACCTCACATTTATCTGCAAATAGATCATTAGGTCATAAGTAAATGACAAGAATGGGCAACAATATTTTATTCCTGGCCAGTTGgaactaaaataaaattaactataTATTTACCTTCTTCCCCACTTCTTTCTCCATCTTTCTTAAGTACTCTGTAACCACATTTCCACCTCTTGTATTTTCCACAAAAATTCTCAAGTGCAGCTTAGACTGGCATGCCTGAGCCAACTTACCGTGCAGAGGAACCCACACATCAGCTAGATCTGATATATTAGATCTTACAAAATTAACCTCAGCATGTCCCAAAGATGTAGCTTCATCAAAAGGCCCATCAAAATCAAAAACTTCTAAATCCAGTACAGAAGGAGGCTCTTTCATTgcatcaaattcaaatatttctgcaAAAAAAATACAGTTTTTGGAAGAATTTATtaaagtttagaaattttttttcaaaaaagttGAAAAAGTATAGGATTCCTTTTCTGAACTAGAAAAACTATACGATTCTAAGTAAGACTTATTATTCAAGATGATGCTAGTGCAACACCAAACATGTACACTGAATCCAAACATAGACAAAGCATAATGTCGGATTCACCATTCCACTGGGGAGCAGATTTCTGGTACTTGATTGAGCTGGTTCTAGTTTTCCCGTTGCAAGTGAACACAACATATGGATCACAGTAACCACTTGAATCTACAGCAGCTAAATTACTTCCCTCAATCAAGGCAACTGTTAGTAACCATCCATCCCCTTGTGCTTTCACGCCATGATCACTCCCTATTGTTAGAGAGACATAAGAAAAGGAAATCAAAGGCTGAAACACAAGAAACAAGACGTGGCAACTCTTCTCACTAGCCGAGCAGAAttgttattaaatataaatattacctttCTGCACTCTGGCATGCATGAAGCGGGAGATTAACTGCAACACCCTTTCACCTTGAAGAACCAAAATACCACACACAATAAATTCACCAATTGAATCAGGCAAATCAAGCCCTAAAAACTCTAGTCCTTGAATTGTACTGGGTGCAGCTAGGCAGATATGGACTATTACATATAAGCTCATAAAAACTGTAGAAACCATAGTAAAATTAGCAAAGTACTGGACTGCCAACTTCCAATCTGACTCGGGTTCAGCCTGCAATGATCCCAAAATCTGTTCTTTGCTCAACCCAATATCCTTTGAATCAACTGGCTTAATAGTCTGCTCTAGTAGAGTAGTGAATTGCTCAAAGCTTTCCTTTAGACCCTGCCGGGCTCCATTTTCTATCATACTTTTCATCATTGTGCTCTGCAAGAAGTTCATCCGCCATGAAATCACCAAATGGGAAGATTCTTCTCCAGATGGAAGCTCAGGTCCAGGGCTAATGCAGTACAGCACTTCGACTTTGAAAGTGCTCCCATACATAACATCCGGAGTGCTCACAGACGCTAAAACGGCAAAAGTCTTCCCATCGGCTTTTATATATGTCTGCTCCTCAGTGGCTTTCACAGCCTTAATTAATTTGGTCGGAGCCCTGATGTAAGAATAAATTCTTTTCAAACTCTCACCACCATTCTCAAATTTCCAAGGCCCAATTTGTAGGTCTGTAGATCCCTGCACCTCTGCTAATGACCTAGGAAAACTTGAATCAGGTGAAAAAAGTAGAGAGTTTAGTTCTTTTGGCGCAATCACATATAATTGGTCTAGAAGCACTCCTCCAGGTAAATTACTCGGAATTTCACTTCCCTGATCTCGGGAACACAATGCTTCCATCGCTTCCTCAAAAGAAGATGACTGATCATCAGACTTGTTATCAAAAACATCAGCTCTTGAAATTTCAGGTATCTCCATCAAATCAGTGCCCCTAGTGGAGGTAGTAGGACCAATGTCAAAATTTCTATTAAACATTTGAGTGATTCGACCTGCTAGGGATTTTTGTGCACTTGATTTCTCTTCTTTGGAAGACACATTATCATCTTGTCTCGTCGGAGAAGAGGAGTTTGATGAACCACTAAAAGACCTAGAAATATCCTTAACATCCATGTCTTCATGCTTCCTCGATGCTGATGCATGATCACCATTATAAGTCGAGTCCAAGTATGAAttgttttgggaaaaatagaTATTTAGAAGTATTTCACCTGTAGCCAAGGTTGAAAGAAAAGTAGATAGATATTTAGAAGCATGTGCTCAAAGGCTGGAATCTTTGAATCCTAGATCCAAACTACTTAGATAAGCTCCTTTTTGACGCCTAAAAGGTACAAAAATCCTAGTTGAATATTCCAAGTAAAAAGGAGATGCAAACAGCACATGAGTAATGATCAGGCAACTCCAAATATGCGGAGATTGAGAAATGAAAGATGCAAATAATCGAAAGCTAAAAACAGAACATACCACACTCCTTGTTCTTCAACTTCTTATTCCTAGGGTGGAGGGAATACCAAACAGTGCCAAGAGATTTATTATGAGCATCGAAAACCTGGGAAACGGAGACTTTAAGCTGACCCACAAAGTCATCATTGAAATACTTATCCTCATCCAAGACGGTGATAAGAAGCTCCTCATTCAAATCCTCGACCTTGAAACTAAATTCCTCTCCCCAACTTGGGTTCAACGTCTTCTTCACCACTTTGGTTTTGTGCCTCTGTTTCCCAAGTTGAAGCTTGACGTAGGGATCACTGAAGCCGTTTACATCCATGGCTGGTATGTTCCTTGCTTCAATTACGCCCACAATgagcttcattttctttttctctagATTCCCTCAATCCAATCTTAACCTAATAAAAAGGGTTCAAATTTTGGCCGTGATTGATAATGTTCAATTTTATGCAGAACCCACCCACCGACACGCAGTCAATATTGTCTTTTTCACTGCTATAATCAAGAAGACCTCGAGGGAAAAAAAATGTTCAGTAGTATTTCTTTCCTTCCATTCCAAGTATATATATCTATTTCTTAAATTTCTAGGAAAAACAAAGAAATATGACCACAAACCTCccaagcaaaaatccttcttttTTTCTAAAAAACCAAGAAGCAAAAATCAATCAAACTCAACCATTTACCaaagataaagaacaaatactACAGCCTATTCTTTAGTTGAGTATAATTGTATAAATACAAATACAATACAATACACCTCACGAACTCACCCAGAAGAATAATTTTACAAGAAAAACAAATTACTCAGttcgttttttttgtttttatatattatataatatgttAAGTAGACAAAATTTGGGAAAAGTTATCCAAAATTTGGGGAAAAAATTAATTTCGCAGGATTTGCAGCTAACAAAGTTgaaaaggggaaagaagagagaggtGATGTTTGATTTTAAGAAGGTAGGACGGGAGTTGAGTAAATCGAACGAAAGCCTACTTTTGTTTCAACGTTGGCAACTATTGTTTGTTTGCTCAAGTCCGCGTTTCTGTTTCCACTGTTTTTCCTTGACCAATTTTGTTTATGGACaaacaaaattatttttcaatgtACGATCCACTCGTTGCGAccgcaaataaataaaaagggtaaGTTACTCTCAAGTTGCTAAACTAGcagtaagtttatattttggtcatttaattttaaaaagttacaaattggtcatgCACTATTCTAATGTTTTCATTTACGTCATTGAACTATTCGAAAGGTTTTTTTCAAAATCTGGCTAGTGAGCTCCAAGTTTATCAATACTCATCAACGATTAGAAAAATATTCCTTAGATTCAAATTAATTTGATAGTTAGTATCTGAGATCGAAGAAGAAAACTATTTGACTTTTGGTTTGTAGAtttgtgattttcaaaaatatttcatTAGAAAAATCAAATTATAGAAGAGAATGAGAAAGCAAGATTTTGATTGGTGTAGATAGTGTAAACAGAGAAGGCTATATAATAACTATTTTAATAGCTTagaaacttaaatgaaaactttggaatagttgagtgattctttttaactttttaaaattgagtaattaaaatataaatttattaatagtttgaTAACATTAGTGTAATTTACCCATAAAAAGAAGTAAATTGTCAAATAGCAATGATAAcctaataaatattataattgtaATAGGTTACGATCTCACCACCCAATCGAATTAATTAAATATGAGAAATCATTAATTTATTCAGATTATTATATTtatgtaatttaaataatttaattgaaaagACTGTTTTACTATTATGGTTTAGGCAGCCATTgttgcatttttttttttgtgtgtgtgtgcagACCACAACCTTAATCAATATTGGTCCATATATTTTTTAGTAAAGtataaaaatagttattttatttagtttaaattagattttaattatttatatttgaaatgttatgttttagttatttatattattatattgtaaAATTTTAACTACTAAGTCGTTAATTATCGTTAATAATGTAATGGTAGTGATGTGACacgttaaattattattttaatcgaaaattttaagtgaaattatacaattggttttttttattttgagtaatttttaatgtttttaactctttttgtttattttccattctcttctatttttcctctattttcttccattcttcatttcttttaatatagttttttatgttttctatttgttaaaactagtccctatgcttttatttttttgaacaattcaatttttttctttatttgttaACGTCAAATATAggaactagttttaacaaatgaaaaatatagaaaaattacgttaaaagaaatagagaagggaggaaaacagagggagaagtagaagaaaatgaaaaataaaaacaaaaaagaaagttaaaagaacataaaagaaaataattaaattgctcAAGACGAAAAAATATagagaccaattgtataatttaacctaatttttttttgaaatgatgatttaatgtaCCAGATCAGCTTATTTATACACTATTAAcggctcaatgactaaaatgttacaacaagataacataaataactaaaatataacttgaagcaaacaaaaataactattttcgtagtttacctttttttttttttaagaataaagcttcattaattaaaataaaaatagataaggAGAAAAGTGAGAGACAATACCTAATTTCCAAGTCATCAAAGTATATCCGGTTTAGAACAATCAgcaaatacaaaataaaaatagaatgaagataaaaaaaaacatgttctTGTCAAACATCTATAAATCCAACAATAGGACAAGGACTGATACACACAGTCTTAAAGTAATCAACCCAATTCCGAGGCATTTCGGTACGAGAGAGCATGCCATGAGAGGAGAGGGCGTCCTGAGCTGCATAAACTTCAGCCGTACAAAGCCCAAAATGCAGCATACAAAGCCACCCACATCATTCTTAACTATAGCAATCCATCCGATAACATCACTATCCACAAAAACACCGTCAATGTTACACTTCAGCTTTTGAGAAACAAACCAGCCTGTTGAACAATATGCGCAGCAATCAGGTACCGTTGTTTCCATAAGGCCACACTTCGGTAATTCCAAGTGCTCCACGTGTTACATAAAGGTCGATGCCGACGCTCGACTCGCTGCAACAAAAAGATCTAGCTGATGAAATCGACTTAATTTACTATCTGCTTTTAGTCTTGTACTATTTGCATAACTTACGAAATTAATTCATTTTCTCCATTTTGATATTTTTTGTCGCacatattttttcaattttaaaattttaattataactaTAATAGTTGGTACCATTTCGTATTGTCTGGTTCGGTCAGAATATTCTGTTATGGTAGTAAAtcgaaataataaattttaaaatccatTCTAGAGTAAATTTCGGTTGGTACTGATCGTATTAGTGCATATTAGTTAATTTTGCTTGTACCTACTGAAATATGGTATGTCGATAAGTacaaaaaattaatttcaaattttatcatttatttgtaccaaaaaattaaaatatattttaattttaaagttttttttggaTTTGTTGAATTATGAATTATTTTATGCATAGTATTGGATGATTTTATTGTTTAAGTTATGAAATaattttttgtttgtttattttgagtttgtttaatgatatattatatttgtgaagtttattaaataatattttatatagttaATGAGTATTTATCTTAAAATTTACACATAGTGAGAATTCAACCCATGTCAAGTCTAcatcatttttaatatttttaccacTTCAACTaacactttattttttttataagtattttatatttgagatttatttaatcTCATTGTttgatatttgtaaatatttttatatacatatataaaatatttaatataaaatatttacaaatatcaaACAATAAGATTAAAAATTTATAGCAATAAATTTGAAACAATACATCAAAATAGATCAATATTAATACCAGTACCAATAGAAAAATTGTACATCCGTCACTATGATAGTGACTACTTTGGTCATAAGTTAAATGGTAACCATTAAATTCCTTAACTAAAATGATATGGCATTATGCATGAAGTTATATATTTGCCACATAAGATTTtagaaataacaaaatttaacaatTACCATTAAGttaagattaaatttcaaaaaaaaaaaaatgaatataaaaatatcaaattaggGTATAACAAATTTGCATTTTATACAAAGTAAAAGAccaataacaaaatttaaccttGAATAGTTTTActtcttgattttttttaaattaattttatatataagttTAAATTATATTAAGATTTGTCAAGCTTTCGACCTTCAGACAATtggtaatttttattttatatgtgagtttaaattatattaagaattgTTGGAGCTTCAACTTTTGAAACATTTACAAAGTCATTGTAAAGGTTCTTGCAGCCAAAATAAAGGTCATTAAGGAAGTTATCGGCTAAAGAagtgaaatgatatgttagaAATTGTGTGATTTGAATTTTGgtatttgttgaagaaataaataTAGTGGAAAAATAAAGGGATCTATGGGAGTGAAAGGGCGAGGATTGTAGCCCACCATAGATCCTCATTAAGCATAAAACTAAACTAGGGTTACGATTGCAGGTGCGAGGGTGGAGCCCTCGCGGTACAGGCCATACCACACAAGTTGAGTCCATATAGAACTATACTTCTTCTATTTAACTTTGATTAGAACAGGGTTATTCAACCcttaaatagatgtagtcgaaaTTTCTCTTGTATCATTCgttttttaacattaataaatttctCTTATTGCTTTATAATCGTTCAACCACCATTATTGACCTTTATTATAACACGATAATTGCAAGAACAATAGAAACAATGATATGAGTAGTACCCACTGAAAGTATAACTacgataaaataaaatagaaacaagTTGTGTATCCAATTTAGTTTCATACATCTATAGTCATATGGGGTCTTGTCCAAAGAGATAATCTACTATCTTACAAACTCGTACAATAAATGATTTAAGTTCTAAAACACATTGGTTTAGCAACTTCACATTTGCGCCTAAAGATTTAGGTCACTTTCCTCTCAGTTTTCTATTTGAAAACTTAGGTTGTAAACAAAGAAACACATTTATTTACACTCACAATGCATCATAATTACAAGTtccttaataaacaaataagtattaaAACTCTACGTACATAATATATACAAGTCTCAAGCATATATACTAGTTTTGACTTACTAACATACTAGGTCAATTACTGTCAATCTCTCCATCAAAGTAGCAACTAAAACATTGTAAACAATATACACATAAAGTGCAAGATCTTGTAGAGATAACATAAATAAGCCTTTAATGTAGATAGGAtccaatttaaatttattttaggggACCGATTACTTAATTTGATCTAATCTAATCTTCAAAGAGGGGCTATCACACATCCAAAATATCAGCAACAATTATAGCCTAAAgattttgtttcaaatgattGTCAATGTTAATTAAGGTAAATTATGTGACTTGTGCAATGCCAAGAGCAGTGGGTATTATGACACTATGTGAAGCATTGCTCATATAACTACCTTAACAATTCTCTTCCTTTGGCAATTTTTTTGaacaaaacaaaacaataaaaaaacaaTACAACAATACTACAAATGCTCCCTTAAATACCTCTCttttaatcaatcaaatttaactaataacATAACCAAGCAAATCAACCATTAATGTTATTGAAAGATGAACACATTAATAATCAAATACtagtattatattttagtaagctaaataataatattttatactaAACATATCCCCATAACATAAAAGTTCAAATCAAATatccaaattatcaaaataaaaagtttatggtcataaaccaaatatcaaaataatagaaataacaaTATCGTCATATCAGCACCACTTCACCAACTCTTTCTCCTTTTTTTTGTTCAATAAAAATGCCAATAGGCTATTGAAATTGCTTGTCAGTAAGATCATTCCTTAGAGTCACTGCACGATACCTGATTTATTGAACTACTTTATGTTAAGCAAATACCTTGTTTTGAGTAGCAATATGAACATATAAGAACTAAAGCATCTTTTGGTTAAAAGCTGGTGATGTGCTTACAATGCATGGCTCATTGGTCATTAGTAATGTCACTCCTCCTCCATTACTAGCAAGCTCTTTTTCTGT harbors:
- the LOC108460753 gene encoding C2 and GRAM domain-containing protein At1g03370-like produces the protein MKLIVGVIEARNIPAMDVNGFSDPYVKLQLGKQRHKTKVVKKTLNPSWGEEFSFKVEDLNEELLITVLDEDKYFNDDFVGQLKVSVSQVFDAHNKSLGTVWYSLHPRNKKLKNKECGEILLNIYFSQNNSYLDSTYNGDHASASRKHEDMDVKDISRSFSGSSNSSSPTRQDDNVSSKEEKSSAQKSLAGRITQMFNRNFDIGPTTSTRGTDLMEIPEISRADVFDNKSDDQSSSFEEAMEALCSRDQGSEIPSNLPGGVLLDQLYVIAPKELNSLLFSPDSSFPRSLAEVQGSTDLQIGPWKFENGGESLKRIYSYIRAPTKLIKAVKATEEQTYIKADGKTFAVLASVSTPDVMYGSTFKVEVLYCISPGPELPSGEESSHLVISWRMNFLQSTMMKSMIENGARQGLKESFEQFTTLLEQTIKPVDSKDIGLSKEQILGSLQAEPESDWKLAVQYFANFTMVSTVFMSLYVIVHICLAAPSTIQGLEFLGLDLPDSIGEFIVCGILVLQGERVLQLISRFMHARVQKGSDHGVKAQGDGWLLTVALIEGSNLAAVDSSGYCDPYVVFTCNGKTRTSSIKYQKSAPQWNEIFEFDAMKEPPSVLDLEVFDFDGPFDEATSLGHAEVNFVRSNISDLADVWVPLHGKLAQACQSKLHLRIFVENTRGGNVVTEYLRKMEKEVGKKINVRSPQTNSAFQKLFGLPPEEFLINDFTCHLKRKMPLQGRLFLSPRIIGFHANLFGHKTKFFFLWEDIEDIQVLPPTLASMGSPVIVVTLRPGRGMDARHGAKTRDEEGRLKFHYQSFVSFNVAYRTIMALWKARALSPEQKVQIVEEESEAKSLQSDGSGSFLGLEDVSMSEVYSCALPVPTGFCMELFSGGELEYKAMKKAGGLDYSCTPWESEKDDAYERQICYKFDKRVSRYRGEMTSTQQKSQLPNKNGWHIEEVMTLQGVPLGDYFNIHLRYQIEDLHSKAEGCQVRVFFGIAWLKSTWHQKRITKNIISNLQQRLKVIFGVVEKEFSRR